The following proteins are encoded in a genomic region of Oncorhynchus kisutch isolate 150728-3 linkage group LG4, Okis_V2, whole genome shotgun sequence:
- the LOC109889164 gene encoding sphingosine 1-phosphate receptor 4-like, whose protein sequence is MDSMSSLSSSTSCPYLYLWSSNITNNSSRSSISNNVILEHYNHTGRLQHRGPRQGGLSLGASLSIFISILIILENLLVLVAVLSRIRKSHRWVYVCIANITLSDLLAGAAYVVNICMSGSHTFRLSPALWLFREGVMFVTLAASIFSLLLIAVERYTAMMKPLHQKSARKTCRIYGLVALCWILAFAIGFLPLLGWNCVCSLESCSTLLPLYSKSYIFFSLLIFSLILLAIGVLYGAIYCHVRSSAKVGSQRSRKRSLGLLKTVISIVGVFIMCWGPLFALLLLDFFCVSRQCAPLFSADWVIALAVLNSALNPVIYALGSTELRKAIAGLLCCCCLRAGLCHPDAFVSKETSSTGSTRHSSLRNSFNKVRSFSISPPPAPKAPKKSRLSSTTSCLSVSSG, encoded by the coding sequence ATGGATTCCATGTCCTCCCTGAGCTCCTCAACCTCCTGCCCCTACCTGTACCTCTGGAGTAGCAACATCACCAACAACAGCAGTAGAAGCAGTATTAGCAACAATGTGATCCTGGAGCACTACAACCACACAGGGCGCCTGCAGCACCGCGGGCCCCGCCAAGGTGGCCTGAGCTTGGGCGCGTCCCTCTCCATCTTCATCAGCATCCTCATCATCCTGGAGAACCTGCTGGTCCTGGTGGCCGTGCTCTCCAGGATCCGCAAGAGCCACCGCTGGGTCTACGTGTGCATCGCCAACATCACCCTCAGTGACTTGCTGGCTGGGGCGGCCTACGTGGTCAACATCTGCATGTCTGGCAGCCATACGTTCAGACTGAGCCCAGCTCTGTGGCTGTTCAGGGAAGGGGTGATGTTTGTGACCTTGGCTGCCTCTATCTTCAGCCTGCTGCTGATAGCAGTGGAGCGCTACACCGCTATGATGAAGCCGCTGCACCAGAAGTCAGCCAGGAAGACATGTCGTATCTACGGCCTGGTGGCGCTGTGCTGGATCCTGGCCTTCGCCATCGGCTTCCTCCCCCTGCTGGGATGGAACTGCGTGTGCAGCCTGGAGAGCTGCTCCACCCTGCTGCCGCTCTACTCCAAGAGCTACATCTTCTTCTCTCTGCTCATCTTCTCCCTCATCCTGCTGGCCATCGGTGTGCTCTACGGCGCCATCTACTGCCACGTGCGCAGCAGCGCCAAGGTGGGATCCCAGCGCAGCCGCAAGCGATCCCTGGGGCTCCTGAAGACGGTAATCTCCATCGTGGGTGTGTTCATCATGTGCTGGGGCCCTCTGTTCGCCCTGCTGCTGCTGGACTTTTTCTGTGTGTCGCGGCAGTGTGCGCCCCTCTTCAGTGCCGACTGGGTCATTGCTCTGGCTGTGCTCAACTCTGCTCTGAACCCTGTCATCTACGCCCTGGGTAGCACAGAGCTGAGGAAGGCCATCGCAGGGCTgctgtgctgctgctgcctcAGGGCAGGCCTCTGTCACCCTGATGCCTTCGTGTCCAAGGAGACCAGCAGCACGGGGAGCACCAGGCATAGTAGCCTGAGGAACAGTTTCAATAAGGTCAGGAGTTTCAGTATCAGCCCCCCGCCTGCACCCAAGGCCCCCAAGAAGAGCCGCCTCAGCTCCACCACCAGCTGCCTGTCTGTGTCGAGCGGTTAG